The region GCTCTCTGCAAAAAACACAACCTTAACGAAATCAAAATAGGATGTGAAGCAACTGCTCAATATTCCTTTCACTTCCTTAATGAAATGAGTGCTGATAAGAACCTCTCAATCTTTAACACGCTAGTTTTTCAGATTAATCCAAAATTGATCAGAGGTTTCAAAAAAAACTACCCCGATACTGACAAAACTGATCTCAAAGATGCCTTCGTCATTGATGACAGACTTCGCTTCGGAAGATTACCACAACCTTATTTACCAAACCAGAAACATCTACCGCTGCAGAGACTGACAAGATTTCGCTTTCACATTGTTCAAAACATCAGTCGTGAAAAGAATTATCTTTTCTCTTTGATCTTCCTGAAGTTCAGTGCTTTCAAGCAGCAGAAAACATTCTCAAATGAATTCGGAGCAACTTCCCAGGCAATACTGGAAGATTTTCTCACTGCTGATGAAATTGCCAACACCGATGTGTAAACACTTACTGAATTCATTATCAAAAAAGGTAAAAACAGGTTTTCGAATCCGGAGGAAGTTGTGCAGAAGGTCAAAGCAATGGCGAGAAAGTCTTACAGGATCAGACCGGAACTGGCAAAGTCTGTCAACTTGGTCTTGGCGATGACTTTGAAGAATATCGCAGTGATGAAAAAATCATTGAAGGAAGTTAATAAAGCAATCTCTGATGAACTGAAGGCTTTTCCAAATACTTTGCAGTCTGTGCCAGGTATCGGACCGGTTTATTCGGCTGATATTATCGCTGAAATCGGTAATATTAACCGTTTCGCGAATGATGCTAAACTGGCTAAATTTGCAGGTCTTGCCTGGAGAAAATTTCAAACTGCTGATTATCAAGCAGATGAAACTCCATTCTTCAGAAGCTCAAACAAATATCTGCGTTATTATTTGGTGCAAGCTGCAAACTCTCTGAAAAATCACAAC is a window of Candidatus Cloacimonadota bacterium DNA encoding:
- a CDS encoding IS110 family transposase, yielding MQKVKAMARKSYRIRPELAKSVNLVLAMTLKNIAVMKKSLKEVNKAISDELKAFPNTLQSVPGIGPVYSADIIAEIGNINRFANDAKLAKFAGLAWRKFQTADYQADETPFFRSSNKYLRYYLVQAANSLKNHNSEYRKFYDMKYKEALTHKHKRALVLTARKFIRLAFALLKSGKLYQT